In Thermotomaculum hydrothermale, a single genomic region encodes these proteins:
- a CDS encoding sugar phosphate isomerase/epimerase family protein has protein sequence MIYGISTHPFAYEKLSGEHLNLIADSGFDTIEIFANRMQVDFDDASQLIEIAKAVNNNNFFVNSVHAPFYFSLEGLRSGIFVDIASDDENLRTKSVEEIKASFSLASMFDVDYYIMHFPYKVNRDSMLKSLEELFKFAEHLQIKLCFENIPGRETSVRHIVEFIEKEMVPVGIGFDIGHSNLNGEVYSDIENYGVYFYSSHIHDNFGDRDSHLLPFEGNINWDKVFELFKKVDYKWGMMLEVRMADRDSYKSLLKKAFKVTKKFKKLEKKYF, from the coding sequence ATGATATACGGGATATCCACACATCCCTTTGCATATGAAAAATTAAGTGGAGAGCATTTAAATCTGATAGCAGATTCAGGGTTTGATACTATTGAGATTTTTGCAAACAGAATGCAGGTTGATTTTGATGATGCATCTCAATTAATTGAAATTGCAAAGGCGGTTAACAACAATAATTTTTTTGTAAATTCTGTTCACGCACCTTTTTACTTCTCACTTGAAGGTTTAAGAAGTGGAATTTTTGTTGATATTGCGTCAGATGATGAGAATTTAAGAACAAAATCTGTTGAAGAGATAAAGGCTTCTTTCTCACTTGCTTCCATGTTTGATGTAGATTATTACATAATGCACTTTCCATACAAGGTTAACAGGGATTCAATGTTGAAAAGCCTTGAAGAATTGTTTAAGTTTGCTGAGCATCTTCAAATCAAACTTTGTTTTGAGAATATTCCAGGGAGAGAAACATCAGTAAGGCATATTGTTGAGTTTATTGAAAAAGAGATGGTGCCTGTCGGAATAGGTTTTGATATTGGTCATTCGAATTTAAATGGAGAGGTTTACTCTGATATTGAAAATTATGGGGTTTACTTTTACTCAAGCCACATACACGACAATTTTGGAGACAGGGATTCCCATTTGTTGCCTTTTGAGGGAAATATAAACTGGGATAAGGTGTTTGAACTTTTTAAAAAGGTTGATTACAAATGGGGAATGATGCTTGAAGTTAGAATGGCTGATAGAGATTCTTATAAATCCCTTCTTAAAAAAGCATTTAAGGTTACAAAAAAATTTAAAAAGTTGGAAAAAAAGTATTTTTAA